A window of the Arcobacter sp. F155 genome harbors these coding sequences:
- the lysS gene encoding lysine--tRNA ligase: MFENKYIQQRIEKANVLRELGVNPYANDSARNTTISKYLNVNTDIFQKEDKRDENRHYTVAGRIKFFRLMGKASFLKIEDESGILQIYVARDNLPEGFYNNIFKKNIEVGDIIEVTGYPFITGKGELSLHVHDLTILTKSISPLPEKYHGIQDKELRYRQRYLDLIMNSQVRKTFHIRSKVISLTRRFFEDKGFLEVETPMMHPIPGGANAKPFVTHHNALGVDRFLRIAPELYLKRLIVGGFEAVFEINRNFRNEGMDATHNPEFTSIEFYWAYKTYKDLIDITKEYFEYLFEHLDLPMTLPYGDVEIDFTKFSEVPLIESLTTIGGVPADITEDKDKIIAFMKEKNLEVNEAMNLGQLQGELFDEYVEEKLINPTFITEYPVEISPLARRNDEKPHLTDRFELFIAGKEIANAFSELNDPLDQLQRFEGQIAAKDAGDDEAHEMDEDFVNALSYGMAPCAGQGIGIDRLVMMLTNEHSIRDVLLFPAMKPIKHEIDLHAEEDEDEK, encoded by the coding sequence TTGTTTGAAAATAAATATATACAACAAAGAATAGAAAAAGCTAATGTTTTAAGAGAGTTAGGGGTAAACCCATATGCAAATGATAGTGCAAGAAATACAACTATTAGTAAATATTTAAATGTAAATACAGATATTTTCCAAAAAGAAGATAAAAGAGATGAAAATAGACACTATACAGTTGCAGGAAGAATTAAGTTCTTCAGACTTATGGGTAAAGCATCTTTCTTAAAAATTGAAGACGAAAGTGGAATTCTACAAATTTATGTAGCAAGAGATAACCTACCAGAAGGTTTCTATAACAATATTTTCAAAAAGAACATTGAAGTTGGAGATATCATTGAAGTAACAGGATACCCATTTATTACTGGTAAAGGTGAGTTATCACTACACGTACATGATTTAACAATTTTAACAAAATCTATTTCTCCACTACCAGAAAAATACCATGGTATCCAAGATAAAGAGTTAAGATATAGACAAAGATATTTAGACTTAATCATGAACTCTCAAGTTAGAAAAACTTTCCATATTAGATCAAAAGTTATCTCTCTTACTAGAAGATTCTTTGAAGATAAAGGTTTCTTAGAGGTTGAAACTCCAATGATGCACCCAATTCCAGGTGGAGCAAATGCAAAACCTTTTGTTACTCACCATAACGCATTAGGTGTTGATAGATTCTTAAGAATTGCACCAGAGTTATATTTAAAAAGATTAATTGTTGGTGGATTTGAAGCAGTATTTGAAATCAACAGAAACTTTAGAAATGAAGGTATGGATGCAACTCACAATCCTGAGTTTACTTCTATTGAGTTCTATTGGGCTTATAAAACATATAAAGATTTAATTGATATTACAAAAGAGTATTTTGAGTATCTATTTGAGCACTTAGATTTACCAATGACTCTTCCATATGGAGATGTTGAAATTGACTTTACTAAGTTCTCTGAAGTTCCATTAATTGAATCACTTACTACTATTGGTGGAGTTCCTGCTGATATTACTGAAGACAAAGATAAAATTATTGCATTTATGAAAGAGAAAAACCTTGAAGTAAATGAAGCTATGAATTTAGGTCAATTACAAGGTGAACTATTTGATGAGTATGTTGAAGAAAAACTTATCAACCCAACATTTATTACTGAATATCCAGTTGAAATTTCACCACTAGCTAGAAGAAATGATGAGAAACCTCATTTAACTGATAGATTTGAGTTATTTATTGCTGGAAAAGAGATTGCAAATGCCTTCTCTGAGCTTAATGACCCATTAGACCAACTTCAAAGATTTGAAGGTCAAATTGCAGCTAAAGATGCGGGTGATGACGAAGCACACGAAATGGATGAAGACTTTGTAAATGCATTATCTTATGGTATGGCACCTTGTGCTGGTCAAGGTATTGGTATTGACAGACTTGTAATGATGTTAACAAATGAACACTCAATTAGAGATGTATTATTATTCCCTGCTATGAAACCAATCAAACATGAAATTGATTTACATGCAGAAGAAGACGAAGACGAAAAATAA
- a CDS encoding CvpA family protein has protein sequence MQEFTAFDIIILSITVLLGLKGLMKGFIKEVFGLVGIIGGIFVASRLSENIGGIIAPILALENGSTNKLIGFIVGLIGFWIILYVAGIIISNIFSASGLGIFDRILGFLFGSAKIFFIFSVITYAVYQIESFRNLLDEKVSTSITFPLLVKTGDFIIKLDPADFTKKIEEKLPSNEDGEKVNISEEAKKTFEELKTTTNETIESTKEAVNKEIEKATKEATENIVNSISNEENTTNTEKGN, from the coding sequence ATGCAAGAGTTTACTGCATTTGATATAATAATCTTAAGTATTACTGTTTTATTAGGTCTTAAAGGCCTTATGAAGGGCTTTATAAAAGAGGTTTTTGGTTTAGTTGGAATAATAGGTGGTATTTTTGTTGCATCTAGGCTTTCTGAAAATATTGGTGGTATTATTGCACCTATCTTAGCCTTAGAAAATGGTTCAACTAATAAACTTATTGGTTTTATCGTAGGTCTTATTGGTTTTTGGATTATTCTTTATGTTGCTGGAATTATAATCAGTAATATCTTCTCTGCAAGTGGACTTGGAATCTTTGATAGAATTTTAGGATTCTTATTTGGTAGTGCAAAAATATTCTTTATATTCTCAGTAATTACTTATGCTGTTTATCAAATTGAGTCATTTAGAAACCTTTTAGATGAAAAAGTTTCTACTTCAATAACTTTCCCTCTTCTTGTAAAAACTGGTGATTTCATTATTAAACTAGACCCAGCAGACTTTACTAAAAAAATCGAAGAAAAACTTCCTTCAAATGAAGATGGTGAAAAAGTAAATATCTCTGAAGAAGCAAAAAAAACTTTTGAAGAGTTAAAAACAACGACTAATGAAACAATTGAATCTACAAAAGAAGCAGTAAACAAAGAGATTGAAAAAGCAACTAAAGAAGCTACAGAAAATATTGTTAATTCAATTTCAAATGAAGAAAATACAACTAATACGGAAAAAGGAAATTAA
- the ispG gene encoding flavodoxin-dependent (E)-4-hydroxy-3-methylbut-2-enyl-diphosphate synthase, giving the protein MNNVKRYPTKKIFVGDVAIGGDAPISVQSMTYSKTSDVEATVEQIRALHFAGADIVRVAVPDLKAANALKAIKEQTSLPLVADIHFNYKLALIAAEVVDCIRLNPGNIGDKKRVTEVVKACQQRNLPIRIGVNCGSLESQFEDKYGQTARGMVESADYNIKYLEDLGFDDIKVSLKASDVQRTVEAYRMLRPMNNYPFHLGVTEAGTQFHSTIKSSIALGSLLLDGIGDTLRVSMTGELEKEIEVGRAILKDAGLVQEGLNIISCPTCGRIEADLVSAVAEVEEKTKHIKTPLNVSVMGCVVNALGEAKAADVAIAYGKGVGLIIKKGETIAKLPTDQLLDRFLKEVEFEAKKEGNN; this is encoded by the coding sequence ATGAACAATGTAAAAAGATATCCAACAAAAAAGATTTTCGTAGGTGATGTTGCTATTGGAGGAGATGCTCCAATATCAGTTCAATCTATGACATATAGTAAGACTTCCGATGTGGAAGCAACCGTAGAACAAATTAGAGCATTACACTTTGCAGGAGCAGACATCGTAAGAGTTGCAGTTCCTGACTTAAAAGCAGCAAATGCATTAAAAGCTATTAAAGAACAAACTTCTTTACCACTAGTTGCAGATATACATTTTAACTATAAATTAGCATTAATAGCAGCAGAAGTGGTAGACTGTATCAGACTTAATCCTGGAAATATAGGAGATAAAAAAAGGGTTACAGAGGTTGTAAAGGCTTGTCAACAAAGAAATCTTCCAATTAGAATTGGAGTAAACTGTGGTTCTTTAGAGTCACAATTTGAAGACAAATATGGCCAAACAGCACGTGGTATGGTAGAGAGTGCGGACTATAATATTAAGTATTTAGAGGATTTAGGTTTTGATGATATTAAAGTATCATTAAAAGCTAGTGATGTTCAAAGAACAGTTGAAGCATATAGAATGCTAAGACCTATGAATAATTATCCTTTCCACTTGGGTGTAACAGAAGCTGGAACACAGTTTCATTCAACTATAAAATCTTCAATTGCACTTGGAAGTTTACTTCTTGATGGTATTGGTGATACTTTAAGAGTGTCTATGACAGGTGAGCTTGAAAAAGAGATTGAAGTAGGGCGAGCAATACTTAAAGATGCAGGACTTGTACAAGAGGGCTTAAATATTATTTCATGTCCGACTTGTGGAAGAATTGAAGCTGATTTAGTAAGTGCTGTTGCAGAAGTTGAAGAGAAAACTAAGCATATTAAAACACCTTTAAATGTATCTGTTATGGGATGTGTTGTAAATGCTTTAGGTGAAGCAAAAGCTGCTGATGTTGCGATTGCATATGGAAAAGGAGTTGGGCTAATCATCAAAAAAGGTGAGACAATAGCAAAACTTCCAACAGACCAATTATTAGATAGATTTTTAAAAGAAGTAGAATTTGAAGCAAAGAAAGAGGGTAATAATTAG
- a CDS encoding replicative DNA helicase, translating into MDSVYSINIERAVLSSVLFNPEELEDILGVLKPKDFYLPAHQKIYEVMSKLHDESMPIDEEFIKKRVDSKDVDDSILLEILSANPITNTLAYVKEIKDGSVKRELATLATTIKKVAIEDEVSANDALDTVQGELYKISTDSATSELKEMETITSDTLSYIKKMKELGNTHLTGQTTGFYDLDKRTTGFNEGDLVILAARPAMGKTALVLNMALANVEAGKGVIFFSLEMPAEQLMLRMLAAKTSIPLQNLRKGDMDDNQWANLTGAFEDLNQKKLFVDDGGSININQLRARVRKLAQNEDNKISMVIIDYLQLMQGTGNKDRHQEVSDISRGLKMLAREMKIPVIALSQLNRGLENRPDKRPMLSDLRESGAIEQDADIIMFVYRDDVYRERDEARKEKEAKDKGEEYKSTFVNKPEEEAEIIIGKQRNGPIGTVKLDFQKQYTRFVDKENSNDAPIEVVFESISDTEKEANIEVPNIL; encoded by the coding sequence GTGGATAGTGTATATAGTATAAATATTGAAAGAGCAGTTTTAAGTTCAGTTCTTTTTAATCCAGAGGAGTTAGAAGATATTTTAGGTGTTTTAAAACCTAAAGATTTCTATTTACCTGCACATCAAAAAATTTATGAAGTAATGTCAAAACTTCATGATGAGTCAATGCCAATTGATGAGGAGTTTATTAAAAAAAGAGTTGATTCTAAAGATGTTGATGATTCAATATTACTTGAAATACTTTCTGCTAACCCAATTACAAATACTTTAGCATATGTAAAAGAGATTAAAGATGGTTCTGTAAAAAGAGAACTAGCAACTCTTGCAACAACAATAAAAAAAGTTGCAATAGAAGATGAAGTAAGTGCAAATGATGCTTTAGACACAGTTCAAGGCGAACTTTATAAAATCTCTACAGATAGTGCAACTTCTGAGTTAAAAGAGATGGAAACTATTACTTCTGATACTCTTTCATACATAAAGAAAATGAAAGAGTTAGGAAATACTCACTTAACAGGGCAAACAACTGGATTTTATGATTTAGATAAAAGAACAACCGGATTTAATGAAGGTGACCTTGTAATTTTAGCTGCAAGACCTGCTATGGGTAAAACAGCACTTGTTTTAAATATGGCTTTAGCCAATGTTGAAGCAGGAAAAGGTGTTATCTTTTTCTCTCTGGAAATGCCAGCAGAACAACTTATGTTAAGGATGCTTGCTGCAAAAACTTCAATCCCTTTACAAAACCTAAGAAAAGGTGATATGGATGATAATCAATGGGCAAACTTAACGGGAGCCTTTGAAGATTTAAACCAGAAAAAACTTTTTGTTGATGATGGTGGTAGTATTAACATTAACCAGTTAAGAGCAAGGGTTAGAAAACTAGCTCAAAATGAAGATAATAAAATTTCAATGGTAATCATCGATTATCTTCAACTTATGCAAGGAACTGGAAATAAAGATAGACACCAAGAGGTTTCTGATATTTCAAGGGGACTTAAAATGCTTGCTAGGGAGATGAAAATTCCTGTTATTGCACTTTCTCAGTTAAACAGGGGACTTGAAAATAGACCTGATAAAAGACCAATGCTTTCTGACCTTAGGGAGTCTGGTGCTATTGAGCAAGATGCCGATATTATCATGTTTGTTTATAGGGATGATGTATATAGAGAAAGAGATGAAGCAAGAAAAGAGAAAGAAGCTAAAGACAAAGGTGAAGAGTATAAATCTACTTTTGTAAATAAGCCTGAAGAAGAAGCTGAGATTATTATTGGTAAACAAAGAAATGGTCCAATTGGTACTGTTAAACTTGATTTCCAAAAGCAATACACGAGATTTGTTGATAAAGAAAACTCTAATGATGCTCCTATTGAAGTAGTATTTGAATCTATTTCTGATACTGAAAAAGAAGCAAATATTGAGGTTCCTAATATTTTATAA
- a CDS encoding type II secretion system protein, with protein MKKAFSLLELIFAIVVIGIIASFAVPKYIDTRDSALASTIKRDLITVITSVQSYYLINQEIEKITDSVSVNESNWLVEDKKMLFNDKKEECLSLELSESSIIITIEPSKGNVCKILEEMGVKSETFDLI; from the coding sequence ATGAAAAAGGCTTTCTCCTTACTTGAACTTATTTTTGCAATTGTTGTAATAGGTATTATAGCTTCTTTTGCAGTTCCTAAATATATTGATACAAGAGATAGTGCTCTTGCTTCCACAATAAAAAGAGACTTAATTACTGTAATAACCTCCGTTCAAAGCTACTATTTAATAAACCAAGAAATTGAAAAAATCACTGATAGTGTAAGTGTAAACGAGTCAAATTGGCTAGTTGAAGATAAAAAAATGCTTTTTAATGACAAAAAAGAAGAGTGTCTAAGCTTAGAACTATCAGAGTCTAGTATAATTATTACAATTGAACCATCTAAAGGAAATGTTTGTAAAATATTAGAAGAGATGGGTGTAAAAAGTGAAACATTTGACTTAATATAA
- the gmhB gene encoding D-glycero-beta-D-manno-heptose 1,7-bisphosphate 7-phosphatase — protein sequence MTKAVFLDRDGVVNVEKNYLYKIEDFEFIDGIFDSLKKVQNLGYKLFIITNQSGIGRGYYTKEDFEKLTSWMLQEFRNNEIVISQVELCPHGPNDNCLCRKPKTGMIDKILENHNIDLENSWLVGDKSSDIKCAKNAGILNTIQVKSGHKFNENESLAKYICESIKDIDKIIQT from the coding sequence ATGACAAAAGCTGTTTTTTTGGATAGAGATGGAGTAGTAAATGTTGAGAAAAACTACTTATATAAAATAGAAGATTTTGAGTTTATTGATGGAATATTTGACTCTTTAAAGAAAGTACAAAACTTAGGCTATAAACTTTTTATAATAACAAATCAATCAGGAATAGGAAGAGGTTATTATACAAAAGAAGATTTTGAAAAACTAACTTCATGGATGTTACAAGAGTTCAGAAATAATGAAATTGTAATATCGCAAGTAGAACTATGTCCCCACGGTCCTAATGACAACTGTCTTTGCCGAAAACCTAAAACTGGTATGATTGATAAGATACTAGAAAATCACAATATCGATTTAGAAAACTCATGGCTTGTAGGAGATAAATCTTCTGATATAAAATGTGCTAAAAATGCAGGAATACTAAATACAATACAGGTTAAATCAGGTCATAAATTTAATGAAAATGAGTCACTTGCTAAGTATATTTGTGAAAGTATTAAGGATATAGATAAAATTATACAGACATAA
- a CDS encoding adenine phosphoribosyltransferase, with translation MVLTQEEKKIINDSIRDIKDFPKEGIVFKDITTLLNNKEAYQTLMNHLEQRYKSYDLDYVAGIDSRGFIFGAALADRLKVGFVPVRKKGKLPSTTVCEKYELEYGFDEVEIHLDAFPKKNARVLMIDDLIATGGTANAAAKLIKHVDADLVEVCFLLNLTFLEGAKKVEEHAPVYSILEI, from the coding sequence ATGGTATTAACTCAAGAAGAGAAAAAAATAATAAATGATTCAATTAGAGATATCAAAGATTTCCCAAAAGAGGGGATTGTTTTTAAAGATATTACAACACTATTAAATAATAAAGAAGCATATCAAACTTTAATGAACCATTTAGAACAAAGGTACAAATCCTATGATTTAGATTATGTTGCAGGAATAGACTCAAGAGGGTTTATTTTTGGTGCAGCATTAGCGGATAGATTAAAAGTTGGTTTTGTTCCAGTTAGAAAAAAAGGAAAACTTCCTAGTACAACAGTTTGTGAAAAATATGAATTAGAGTATGGTTTTGACGAAGTTGAAATTCATCTTGATGCTTTTCCAAAGAAAAATGCAAGAGTATTAATGATTGATGATTTAATTGCAACAGGTGGAACAGCAAATGCAGCTGCCAAACTTATCAAACATGTTGATGCCGATTTAGTTGAAGTATGTTTTTTATTAAACTTAACATTTTTAGAGGGTGCAAAAAAAGTAGAAGAGCATGCACCAGTATATTCAATATTAGAAATTTAA
- the trpB gene encoding tryptophan synthase subunit beta: MKENNIYIPKKSKFDPDENGHFGEFGGRYVPETLMPILKELEEEYNKYRFDKGFWTEVNDLLKDYVGRENPLYLARNVSEEIGAKVYLKREDLNHTGAHKVNNVIAQGLLAKKLGKTKVIAETGAGQHGVATATIAALLGLDCTVFMGAKDVERQELNVFRMKLLGAKVIAVESGSRTLKDAMNDAIRYWVTNARDTFYIIGTVAGPHPYPLMVRDFQAIIGYEARKQILEKEGKLPDYVLACIGGGSNAIGMFSHFLEDEEVTCVGIEAGGLGLDTDKHGCSLEKGKPGILHGQCSYLLQDENGQVLEAHSISAGLDYPGIGPEHSFHKDNKSVQYDSVTDDEAMDAFVWLSRKEGIIPAFESAHAIAYLKKAKDKLQGKTVIISLSGRGDKDMVQAKEILHFD, translated from the coding sequence ATGAAAGAAAATAACATTTATATACCAAAGAAAAGTAAATTTGATCCAGATGAAAATGGACATTTTGGAGAGTTTGGAGGAAGATATGTCCCTGAAACTTTAATGCCTATTTTAAAAGAGCTAGAAGAAGAGTATAACAAATATAGATTTGATAAAGGTTTTTGGACTGAAGTCAATGACTTACTTAAAGATTATGTAGGAAGAGAAAACCCTTTATACTTAGCAAGAAATGTTAGTGAAGAAATAGGTGCAAAAGTATATCTAAAAAGAGAAGATTTAAATCATACAGGTGCACACAAAGTTAATAATGTAATTGCACAAGGACTTTTAGCAAAAAAACTAGGAAAAACAAAAGTAATTGCTGAAACAGGAGCAGGACAACATGGTGTTGCAACTGCAACTATTGCAGCTCTTTTAGGTTTAGATTGTACTGTTTTTATGGGTGCAAAAGATGTTGAGAGACAAGAGTTAAATGTATTTAGAATGAAACTTCTTGGTGCAAAAGTTATAGCTGTAGAGTCTGGAAGTAGAACACTTAAAGATGCGATGAATGATGCTATTAGATACTGGGTTACAAATGCAAGGGATACATTTTATATCATTGGAACTGTTGCTGGTCCACATCCTTATCCATTAATGGTTAGAGATTTCCAAGCAATTATTGGATATGAAGCTAGAAAACAGATTTTAGAAAAAGAAGGAAAACTTCCTGATTATGTATTAGCATGTATCGGTGGTGGATCAAATGCAATTGGAATGTTCTCACACTTCTTAGAAGATGAAGAAGTAACTTGTGTGGGAATTGAAGCAGGTGGTTTAGGACTAGATACAGATAAACATGGTTGTTCTCTAGAAAAAGGGAAACCAGGAATTTTACATGGACAGTGTTCATATCTTTTACAAGATGAAAATGGACAAGTTTTAGAAGCTCACTCTATAAGTGCAGGGCTTGATTATCCAGGAATTGGACCTGAACACTCTTTCCATAAAGATAATAAATCAGTTCAGTATGATTCGGTTACAGATGATGAAGCTATGGATGCTTTTGTATGGTTAAGTAGAAAAGAGGGAATTATTCCTGCTTTTGAATCTGCTCATGCAATTGCATATTTAAAGAAAGCAAAAGATAAGTTACAAGGTAAGACTGTGATTATTAGTCTTTCTGGTCGAGGTGATAAGGATATGGTTCAAGCTAAAGAAATTTTACACTTTGACTAA
- a CDS encoding DedA family protein, which produces MKEFLRNNAGKILFIVVALFVVFLGYSLYQAPVEGIENRFVYLLKTYGYIILFAWSILEGEAGLIMAGLLSHTGDMNMYMAIFIAGLGGFVGDQIYFYTGRFNKSYVHRKFKGQRRKFALAHILLQKYGWPIIFVQRYMYGMRTIIPISIGLTRYSAKTFAFINLISAWCWAAITIVPTWYFGEEILIVLKWLKEHWYYALPFALLIGGSIVYYFHVMTKKKEK; this is translated from the coding sequence ATGAAAGAGTTTTTAAGAAATAATGCAGGAAAAATACTTTTTATAGTAGTAGCTTTATTTGTGGTTTTTTTAGGATATAGCCTTTATCAAGCACCTGTTGAAGGTATTGAAAATAGGTTTGTTTATCTTTTAAAAACATATGGATATATAATTTTATTTGCTTGGAGTATTTTAGAAGGTGAAGCTGGTCTTATTATGGCTGGTCTTTTATCTCATACTGGTGATATGAATATGTATATGGCAATTTTTATTGCAGGACTTGGTGGCTTTGTTGGTGACCAAATCTACTTTTATACTGGAAGATTTAATAAGTCTTATGTTCATAGAAAGTTCAAAGGTCAAAGAAGAAAATTTGCCTTAGCTCATATTTTATTACAAAAATATGGTTGGCCAATTATTTTTGTTCAAAGATATATGTATGGTATGAGAACAATTATTCCAATCTCAATTGGACTAACAAGATATAGTGCAAAGACTTTTGCTTTTATTAATCTTATTAGTGCTTGGTGTTGGGCAGCTATTACTATCGTTCCAACTTGGTACTTTGGTGAAGAGATTTTAATTGTTTTAAAATGGTTAAAAGAACACTGGTATTATGCTTTACCATTCGCATTATTAATTGGTGGAAGTATAGTTTATTATTTCCATGTAATGACAAAGAAAAAGGAGAAATAA
- a CDS encoding leucyl aminopeptidase: MVLNLIEKNIKKVNTDLEIIIVDSIKNLKEKEILENLGFEAKDEVSVLLPESRKIFVGCEANDYDSLAIAIATAVKKFNSTKFTSAKVKAEKESLKALVEGAALGAYKFDKYKSEKKKEKEKELNFCIEKVTKTIKNSFEESLEIAKAVNKTRDMVNTTPDDFYPDVMAKEAKDIAKETKLECVIHGEKYLEKNAMFAMLSVGRASRHESKLIHLSYKPSNAKKKIVLVGKGLTYDSGGLSLKPADFMTTMKSDKSGGCAVLGIMSVISKLQLPFEVHGIVGAVENMIGGDAYKPDDVLKAKNGTTIEVKNTDAEGRLVLADCLCYAQDEIKNIDYLFDYATLTGACVVGVGEYTSGIMGNNNQLAQEVVNNAEKAGEYATVLHFNRFLKKTIKSEVADINNIANTRYGGSITAGIFLEKFISKENKDKWVHHDIAGPAYVEKAWGYNPFGGSGAGVRMTLEFLKNIK; this comes from the coding sequence ATGGTATTAAATTTAATTGAAAAAAATATAAAAAAAGTAAATACTGATTTAGAAATTATAATTGTAGATTCTATTAAAAATTTAAAAGAAAAAGAGATTTTAGAAAATTTAGGTTTTGAAGCAAAAGATGAAGTATCAGTTTTACTTCCTGAATCAAGAAAGATTTTTGTTGGTTGTGAAGCTAATGATTATGACTCTTTAGCAATTGCAATTGCAACTGCTGTTAAAAAATTTAACTCAACAAAATTTACAAGTGCAAAAGTTAAAGCTGAAAAAGAGAGTTTAAAAGCTTTAGTTGAAGGTGCTGCTCTTGGTGCTTATAAATTTGATAAATATAAATCTGAAAAGAAAAAAGAGAAAGAAAAAGAGTTAAACTTTTGTATTGAAAAAGTTACAAAAACTATTAAAAATAGTTTTGAAGAGTCTTTAGAGATTGCAAAAGCTGTAAATAAAACAAGAGATATGGTAAATACTACACCAGATGATTTCTATCCAGATGTTATGGCAAAAGAAGCAAAAGATATCGCTAAGGAAACAAAATTAGAGTGTGTAATTCATGGTGAAAAGTATTTAGAAAAAAATGCAATGTTTGCAATGCTAAGTGTTGGTAGAGCGTCAAGACATGAATCTAAACTTATTCATTTATCATATAAACCATCAAATGCTAAGAAGAAAATAGTATTAGTTGGAAAAGGTTTAACGTATGATTCAGGTGGGCTATCTTTAAAACCAGCAGACTTTATGACAACTATGAAATCAGATAAAAGTGGTGGTTGTGCAGTTCTTGGAATAATGAGTGTTATTTCAAAACTACAACTTCCTTTTGAAGTTCATGGTATTGTTGGTGCTGTTGAAAATATGATTGGTGGAGATGCTTATAAACCTGATGATGTATTAAAAGCTAAAAATGGAACTACTATTGAAGTTAAAAATACAGATGCAGAAGGAAGACTAGTATTAGCTGATTGTTTATGTTATGCACAAGATGAGATTAAAAATATTGATTATCTTTTTGATTATGCAACATTAACTGGTGCTTGTGTAGTTGGAGTAGGTGAATATACTTCTGGTATCATGGGTAATAATAATCAATTAGCTCAAGAAGTTGTAAATAATGCTGAAAAAGCAGGTGAATATGCTACTGTTTTACACTTTAATAGATTTTTAAAGAAAACAATCAAATCTGAGGTTGCAGATATAAATAATATTGCAAACACTAGATATGGAGGTTCGATTACAGCGGGAATTTTCTTAGAAAAATTTATTTCAAAAGAAAATAAAGATAAATGGGTACACCATGATATCGCTGGACCTGCCTATGTCGAGAAGGCTTGGGGATATAATCCATTTGGTGGAAGTGGTGCAGGAGTTAGAATGACTCTTGAGTTTTTAAAGAATATTAAATAA
- the rfaE1 gene encoding D-glycero-beta-D-manno-heptose-7-phosphate kinase, whose amino-acid sequence MINIEKKPKVLVIGDLMIDSYLMGSCDRIATDAPIPVVDVTKEESVLGGAGNVIRNLASLGAKVSVMSVVGDDDNAKLLKHLLDEIQTKSFLIEQKGRKTSKKTRIVAGNSQVFRFDHESKNNISFDNVKSLYSKLVEKIKAYDAILLADYGKGVLTKDFTQKIIAYANKNNVKTIVDPYGSDYTKYKGATLIIPNKEEAQAVSNIEISNDDKLLDALKAIQKEFDTEHAIITLAEEGIAVLRENKLSVMPTVPLEVFDVTGSGDTVLASIGFSLGLNNSIYDSVEFANLATGVVLRKTGTATVSIDEIQSDQVYLDRKLIEKNLACKVK is encoded by the coding sequence ATGATAAATATTGAGAAAAAACCTAAAGTTTTAGTTATTGGTGACTTAATGATTGATTCATACCTTATGGGGTCTTGTGACAGAATAGCAACAGACGCTCCTATCCCTGTTGTTGATGTAACAAAAGAAGAATCAGTTTTAGGTGGTGCAGGTAATGTTATAAGAAACCTTGCTTCATTAGGTGCAAAAGTTAGTGTAATGTCTGTTGTTGGTGATGATGACAATGCAAAACTTTTAAAGCATCTTTTAGATGAAATTCAAACAAAATCTTTTTTGATTGAACAAAAAGGACGTAAAACATCTAAAAAAACTAGAATTGTCGCAGGTAACTCTCAAGTATTTAGATTTGACCATGAAAGTAAAAATAATATCTCTTTTGATAATGTAAAAAGTCTTTACTCTAAATTAGTTGAAAAAATAAAAGCATACGATGCAATTTTGTTAGCAGATTATGGAAAAGGTGTTTTAACTAAAGATTTTACTCAAAAAATTATTGCTTATGCAAATAAGAACAATGTTAAAACAATCGTTGATCCATATGGAAGTGATTATACAAAATACAAAGGTGCTACTTTAATTATTCCAAATAAAGAAGAAGCACAAGCTGTATCAAACATAGAAATCTCTAATGATGATAAGTTATTAGATGCTTTAAAAGCTATTCAAAAAGAGTTTGATACAGAACATGCAATTATAACTTTAGCAGAAGAGGGTATTGCAGTATTAAGAGAGAATAAATTATCAGTTATGCCAACTGTTCCATTAGAAGTATTTGATGTAACAGGTTCTGGTGATACTGTATTAGCATCAATTGGATTTTCACTAGGGTTAAACAACTCTATTTATGATTCAGTTGAGTTTGCAAACTTAGCTACAGGTGTAGTATTAAGAAAAACTGGAACAGCTACAGTTTCGATTGATGAAATTCAATCAGACCAAGTATATTTAGATAGAAAATTAATAGAAAAAAACTTAGCTTGTAAAGTAAAATAA